A portion of the Gossypium arboreum isolate Shixiya-1 chromosome 8, ASM2569848v2, whole genome shotgun sequence genome contains these proteins:
- the LOC108469884 gene encoding uncharacterized protein LOC108469884 isoform X2 encodes MTFCEEVTDQNLDVWANSLASVPDALCHYYYQYLSSSLKAAEGILCIGFLKRSRQQKEITREQAVQDVERIREELEQFFVGEKGYERMWVIKSNGERDIMSLLCASVFSTDSARNTTSRMVQLKDASL; translated from the exons ATGACATTTTGTGAAGAG GTTACAGATCAGAACCTTGATGTTTGGGCAAACTCGCTAGCATCTGTGCCTGATGCCTTGTGCCATTACTATTATCAGTACCTGTCTTCAAGTTTGAAAGCTGCTGAG GGAATCTTATGCATTGGCTTTCTCAAACGTTCTCGCCAGCAAAAGGAAATTACAAGGGAACAAGCAGTTCAAGATGTGGAG AGAATAAGAGAAGAACTTGAACAATTCTTTGTTGGCGAGAAAGGGTATGAGAGAATGTGGGTGATTAAGTCAAATGGAGAAAGGGACATCATGTCTTTATTGTGTGCAAGTGTTTTCTCCACAGACAGTGCAAGGAACACGACATCAAGAATGGTTCAACTTAAAGATGCTTCCTT
- the LOC108469884 gene encoding uncharacterized protein LOC108469884 isoform X1: MTFCEEVTDQNLDVWANSLASVPDALCHYYYQYLSSSLKAAEGILCIGFLKRSRQQKEITREQAVQDVERIREELEQFFVGEKGYERMWVIKSNGERDIMSLLCASVFSTDSARNTTSRMVQLKDASLYSFSSSLYFSIFLQVGY, translated from the exons ATGACATTTTGTGAAGAG GTTACAGATCAGAACCTTGATGTTTGGGCAAACTCGCTAGCATCTGTGCCTGATGCCTTGTGCCATTACTATTATCAGTACCTGTCTTCAAGTTTGAAAGCTGCTGAG GGAATCTTATGCATTGGCTTTCTCAAACGTTCTCGCCAGCAAAAGGAAATTACAAGGGAACAAGCAGTTCAAGATGTGGAG AGAATAAGAGAAGAACTTGAACAATTCTTTGTTGGCGAGAAAGGGTATGAGAGAATGTGGGTGATTAAGTCAAATGGAGAAAGGGACATCATGTCTTTATTGTGTGCAAGTGTTTTCTCCACAGACAGTGCAAGGAACACGACATCAAGAATGGTTCAACTTAAAGATGCTTCCTTGTACTCATTCTCATCCTCTTTATATTTTTCGATCTTTCTTCAAGTAGGATATTAA